Proteins encoded by one window of Dendropsophus ebraccatus isolate aDenEbr1 chromosome 4, aDenEbr1.pat, whole genome shotgun sequence:
- the SYVN1 gene encoding E3 ubiquitin-protein ligase synoviolin isoform X2, which yields MFQIPTGSEVSVVLTCSCFGVLVTATAGKSADHLSPAGGPVPPLTVKMRTAVMTSASLALTAAVVAHAYYLKHQFYPTVVYLTKSSPSMAVLYIQAFVLVFLLGKFMGKVFFGQLRAAEMEHLLERSWYAVTETCLAFTVFRDDFSPRFVALFTLLLFLKCFHWLAEDRVDFMERSPNISWLFHFRILALMLLLGVLDVLFVSHAYHSLVTRGASVQLVFGFEYAILMTMILTVFIKYVLHSVDLQSENPWDNKAVYMLYTELLTGFIKVLLYMAFMTIMVKVHTFPLFAIRPMYLAMRQFKKAVTDAIMSRRAIRNMNTLYPDATPEELQAMDNVCIICREEMVTGAKRLPCNHIFHTSCLRSWFQRQQTCPTCRMDVLRASLPTQTQAPVDQPDPAQQPHAAPAQPTPVIPPPPNFPPGMLPPFPPGMFPLWPPMGPFPPVPGAPGANVPEEANAGPSTASAPRPSEASNTSGSDSSAGTSLPGFPFPPPFLGMPLFPPFGLPPMPMPPAGFAGMTDEELRAMEGHERQNLEARLQCLQNIHTLLDAAMLQINQYLTVLATIGPPRSPTVPSTQSPVVMTDVVSSSQPEQVPAPDISSAVPEASQSVQEESTSEEITDISEAGTSTEEPDTAELRRRRLQKLETGTSESH from the exons ATGTTCCAG ATTCCAACCGGAAGTGAGGTGTCCGTTGTCTTAACCTGTTCCTGTTTTGGGGTGTTAGTGACAGCAACAGCTGGGAAGAGCGCGGATCATCTGTCACCGGCCGGG GGTCCAGTCCCTCCCTTGACCGTCAAGATGAGGACAGCGGTAATGACGAGCGCCAGCCTGGCCCTtacagctgcagtggtggctCACGCCTATTACCTCAAGCACCAGTTCTACCCAACCGTTGTGTATCTAACCAAGTCAAGTCCTAGTATGGCT GTGCTTTATATACAAGCCTTTGTCCTAGTCTTCCTTCTAGGAAAGTTCATGGGTAAAGTGTTTTTTGGTCAGCTGAGAGCGGCTGAGATGGAG CACCTCCTGGAGCGCTCATGGTATGCGGTCACAGAGACCTGTCTGGCTTTTACTGTGTTCCGGGATGACTTCAGCCCAAGATTTGTGGCCCTCTTCACTCTCTTGCTGTTTCTCAAGTGTTTCCACTGGTTGGCCGAGGATCGCGTTGACTTT ATGGAGCGCAGTCCAAACATTTCCTGGTTATTCCATTTCCGGATTCTTG CGCTGATGCTCCTGCTAGGTGTGCTGGACGTTCTCTTTGTATCTCACGCCTATCACAGTTTGGTCACCAGAGGGGCCTCAGTGCAGTTGGTATTTGGATTTGAA TATGCCATCCTCATGACGATGATTCTCACAGTCTTCATAAAGTATGTTCTTCACTCTGTGGATCTTCAGAGCGAGAATCCATGGGACAATAAAGCAGTCTACATGCTCTACACTGAACTACTGACTG GCTTTATAAAGGTTTTGCTGTACATGGCTTTCATGACAATCATGGTTAAAGTCCACACATTCCCATTATTTGCAATCCGACCAATGTATCTGGCAATGAG GCAATTTAAGAAGGCCGTTACTGACGCCATCATGTCAAGGAGAGCTATCCGCAACATGAACACCCT GTATCCAGATGCCACACCCGAGGAGCTGCAGGCAATGGACAATGTGTGCATCATCTGCAGGGAGGAGATGGTAACAGGAGCAAAGAGACTTCCCTGCAACCACATCTTCCATACCAG TTGTTTGCGTTCTTGGTTCCAAAGACAACAGACTTGTCCCACATGTCGAATGGATGTCCTTAGAGCTTCTCTGCCTACACAGACTCAAGCACCTGTCGATCAGCCTGACCCTGCCCAGCAGCCTCATGCAGCGCCTGCACAGCCCACTCCAGttatccccccaccccctaaCT TCCCTCCAGGGATGCTCCCACCTTTTCCTCCAGGAATGTTTCCACTTTGGCCTCCGATGGGTCCTTTTCCACCAGTCCCTGGGGCTCCTGGAGCCAATGTCCCTGAGGAAGCAAATGCTGGACCCTCCACTG CATCTGCTCCTAGGCCTAGTGAAGCGTCTAACACCAGTGGTTCTGATTCATCAGCAGGGACATCTCTGCCAGGCTTTCCATTCCCACCTCCATTTTTAGGAATGCCACTGTTTCCACCATTTG GTTTGCCACCCATGCCAATGCCTCCTGCTGGTTTTGCAGGTATGACAGATGAGGAATTGAGGGCAATGGAGGGTCATGAAAGGCAGAATCTGGAGGCCAGGCTTCAGTGTCTTCAGAACATCCATACTCTACTAGATGCTGCCATGTTACAGATAAACCAATATCTCACAGTGTTGGCAACAATTGG GCCGCCTCGTTCTCCTACTGTGCCCTCTACACAGTCTCCAGTAGTTATGACCGATGTAGTTTCATCCAGTCAGCCTGAACAAGTTCCTGCTCCTGATATATCCTCAGCCGTCCCCGAGGCCTCCCAGTCAG TTCAAGAAGAATCTACCAGTGAAGAGATCACCGACATTTCTGAAGCTGGCACCTCAACAGAAGAACCAGACACTGCAGAGCTACGAAGACGCAGACTTCAGAAACTGGAAACGGGTACCTCTGAATCTCACTGA
- the SYVN1 gene encoding E3 ubiquitin-protein ligase synoviolin isoform X1: MFQIPTGSEVSVVLTCSCFGVLVTATAGKSADHLSPAGGPVPPLTVKMRTAVMTSASLALTAAVVAHAYYLKHQFYPTVVYLTKSSPSMAVLYIQAFVLVFLLGKFMGKVFFGQLRAAEMEHLLERSWYAVTETCLAFTVFRDDFSPRFVALFTLLLFLKCFHWLAEDRVDFMERSPNISWLFHFRILALMLLLGVLDVLFVSHAYHSLVTRGASVQLVFGFEYAILMTMILTVFIKYVLHSVDLQSENPWDNKAVYMLYTELLTGFIKVLLYMAFMTIMVKVHTFPLFAIRPMYLAMRQFKKAVTDAIMSRRAIRNMNTLYPDATPEELQAMDNVCIICREEMVTGAKRLPCNHIFHTSCLRSWFQRQQTCPTCRMDVLRASLPTQTQAPVDQPDPAQQPHAAPAQPTPVIPPPPNFPPGMLPPFPPGMFPLWPPMGPFPPVPGAPGANVPEEANAGPSTASAPRPSEASNTSGSDSSAGTSLPGFPFPPPFLGMPLFPPFGLPPMPMPPAGFAGMTDEELRAMEGHERQNLEARLQCLQNIHTLLDAAMLQINQYLTVLATIGPPRSPTVPSTQSPVVMTDVVSSSQPEQVPAPDISSAVPEASQSAVQEESTSEEITDISEAGTSTEEPDTAELRRRRLQKLETGTSESH, encoded by the exons ATGTTCCAG ATTCCAACCGGAAGTGAGGTGTCCGTTGTCTTAACCTGTTCCTGTTTTGGGGTGTTAGTGACAGCAACAGCTGGGAAGAGCGCGGATCATCTGTCACCGGCCGGG GGTCCAGTCCCTCCCTTGACCGTCAAGATGAGGACAGCGGTAATGACGAGCGCCAGCCTGGCCCTtacagctgcagtggtggctCACGCCTATTACCTCAAGCACCAGTTCTACCCAACCGTTGTGTATCTAACCAAGTCAAGTCCTAGTATGGCT GTGCTTTATATACAAGCCTTTGTCCTAGTCTTCCTTCTAGGAAAGTTCATGGGTAAAGTGTTTTTTGGTCAGCTGAGAGCGGCTGAGATGGAG CACCTCCTGGAGCGCTCATGGTATGCGGTCACAGAGACCTGTCTGGCTTTTACTGTGTTCCGGGATGACTTCAGCCCAAGATTTGTGGCCCTCTTCACTCTCTTGCTGTTTCTCAAGTGTTTCCACTGGTTGGCCGAGGATCGCGTTGACTTT ATGGAGCGCAGTCCAAACATTTCCTGGTTATTCCATTTCCGGATTCTTG CGCTGATGCTCCTGCTAGGTGTGCTGGACGTTCTCTTTGTATCTCACGCCTATCACAGTTTGGTCACCAGAGGGGCCTCAGTGCAGTTGGTATTTGGATTTGAA TATGCCATCCTCATGACGATGATTCTCACAGTCTTCATAAAGTATGTTCTTCACTCTGTGGATCTTCAGAGCGAGAATCCATGGGACAATAAAGCAGTCTACATGCTCTACACTGAACTACTGACTG GCTTTATAAAGGTTTTGCTGTACATGGCTTTCATGACAATCATGGTTAAAGTCCACACATTCCCATTATTTGCAATCCGACCAATGTATCTGGCAATGAG GCAATTTAAGAAGGCCGTTACTGACGCCATCATGTCAAGGAGAGCTATCCGCAACATGAACACCCT GTATCCAGATGCCACACCCGAGGAGCTGCAGGCAATGGACAATGTGTGCATCATCTGCAGGGAGGAGATGGTAACAGGAGCAAAGAGACTTCCCTGCAACCACATCTTCCATACCAG TTGTTTGCGTTCTTGGTTCCAAAGACAACAGACTTGTCCCACATGTCGAATGGATGTCCTTAGAGCTTCTCTGCCTACACAGACTCAAGCACCTGTCGATCAGCCTGACCCTGCCCAGCAGCCTCATGCAGCGCCTGCACAGCCCACTCCAGttatccccccaccccctaaCT TCCCTCCAGGGATGCTCCCACCTTTTCCTCCAGGAATGTTTCCACTTTGGCCTCCGATGGGTCCTTTTCCACCAGTCCCTGGGGCTCCTGGAGCCAATGTCCCTGAGGAAGCAAATGCTGGACCCTCCACTG CATCTGCTCCTAGGCCTAGTGAAGCGTCTAACACCAGTGGTTCTGATTCATCAGCAGGGACATCTCTGCCAGGCTTTCCATTCCCACCTCCATTTTTAGGAATGCCACTGTTTCCACCATTTG GTTTGCCACCCATGCCAATGCCTCCTGCTGGTTTTGCAGGTATGACAGATGAGGAATTGAGGGCAATGGAGGGTCATGAAAGGCAGAATCTGGAGGCCAGGCTTCAGTGTCTTCAGAACATCCATACTCTACTAGATGCTGCCATGTTACAGATAAACCAATATCTCACAGTGTTGGCAACAATTGG GCCGCCTCGTTCTCCTACTGTGCCCTCTACACAGTCTCCAGTAGTTATGACCGATGTAGTTTCATCCAGTCAGCCTGAACAAGTTCCTGCTCCTGATATATCCTCAGCCGTCCCCGAGGCCTCCCAGTCAG CAGTTCAAGAAGAATCTACCAGTGAAGAGATCACCGACATTTCTGAAGCTGGCACCTCAACAGAAGAACCAGACACTGCAGAGCTACGAAGACGCAGACTTCAGAAACTGGAAACGGGTACCTCTGAATCTCACTGA
- the SYVN1 gene encoding E3 ubiquitin-protein ligase synoviolin isoform X3, which yields MFQGPVPPLTVKMRTAVMTSASLALTAAVVAHAYYLKHQFYPTVVYLTKSSPSMAVLYIQAFVLVFLLGKFMGKVFFGQLRAAEMEHLLERSWYAVTETCLAFTVFRDDFSPRFVALFTLLLFLKCFHWLAEDRVDFMERSPNISWLFHFRILALMLLLGVLDVLFVSHAYHSLVTRGASVQLVFGFEYAILMTMILTVFIKYVLHSVDLQSENPWDNKAVYMLYTELLTGFIKVLLYMAFMTIMVKVHTFPLFAIRPMYLAMRQFKKAVTDAIMSRRAIRNMNTLYPDATPEELQAMDNVCIICREEMVTGAKRLPCNHIFHTSCLRSWFQRQQTCPTCRMDVLRASLPTQTQAPVDQPDPAQQPHAAPAQPTPVIPPPPNFPPGMLPPFPPGMFPLWPPMGPFPPVPGAPGANVPEEANAGPSTASAPRPSEASNTSGSDSSAGTSLPGFPFPPPFLGMPLFPPFGLPPMPMPPAGFAGMTDEELRAMEGHERQNLEARLQCLQNIHTLLDAAMLQINQYLTVLATIGPPRSPTVPSTQSPVVMTDVVSSSQPEQVPAPDISSAVPEASQSAVQEESTSEEITDISEAGTSTEEPDTAELRRRRLQKLETGTSESH from the exons ATGTTCCAG GGTCCAGTCCCTCCCTTGACCGTCAAGATGAGGACAGCGGTAATGACGAGCGCCAGCCTGGCCCTtacagctgcagtggtggctCACGCCTATTACCTCAAGCACCAGTTCTACCCAACCGTTGTGTATCTAACCAAGTCAAGTCCTAGTATGGCT GTGCTTTATATACAAGCCTTTGTCCTAGTCTTCCTTCTAGGAAAGTTCATGGGTAAAGTGTTTTTTGGTCAGCTGAGAGCGGCTGAGATGGAG CACCTCCTGGAGCGCTCATGGTATGCGGTCACAGAGACCTGTCTGGCTTTTACTGTGTTCCGGGATGACTTCAGCCCAAGATTTGTGGCCCTCTTCACTCTCTTGCTGTTTCTCAAGTGTTTCCACTGGTTGGCCGAGGATCGCGTTGACTTT ATGGAGCGCAGTCCAAACATTTCCTGGTTATTCCATTTCCGGATTCTTG CGCTGATGCTCCTGCTAGGTGTGCTGGACGTTCTCTTTGTATCTCACGCCTATCACAGTTTGGTCACCAGAGGGGCCTCAGTGCAGTTGGTATTTGGATTTGAA TATGCCATCCTCATGACGATGATTCTCACAGTCTTCATAAAGTATGTTCTTCACTCTGTGGATCTTCAGAGCGAGAATCCATGGGACAATAAAGCAGTCTACATGCTCTACACTGAACTACTGACTG GCTTTATAAAGGTTTTGCTGTACATGGCTTTCATGACAATCATGGTTAAAGTCCACACATTCCCATTATTTGCAATCCGACCAATGTATCTGGCAATGAG GCAATTTAAGAAGGCCGTTACTGACGCCATCATGTCAAGGAGAGCTATCCGCAACATGAACACCCT GTATCCAGATGCCACACCCGAGGAGCTGCAGGCAATGGACAATGTGTGCATCATCTGCAGGGAGGAGATGGTAACAGGAGCAAAGAGACTTCCCTGCAACCACATCTTCCATACCAG TTGTTTGCGTTCTTGGTTCCAAAGACAACAGACTTGTCCCACATGTCGAATGGATGTCCTTAGAGCTTCTCTGCCTACACAGACTCAAGCACCTGTCGATCAGCCTGACCCTGCCCAGCAGCCTCATGCAGCGCCTGCACAGCCCACTCCAGttatccccccaccccctaaCT TCCCTCCAGGGATGCTCCCACCTTTTCCTCCAGGAATGTTTCCACTTTGGCCTCCGATGGGTCCTTTTCCACCAGTCCCTGGGGCTCCTGGAGCCAATGTCCCTGAGGAAGCAAATGCTGGACCCTCCACTG CATCTGCTCCTAGGCCTAGTGAAGCGTCTAACACCAGTGGTTCTGATTCATCAGCAGGGACATCTCTGCCAGGCTTTCCATTCCCACCTCCATTTTTAGGAATGCCACTGTTTCCACCATTTG GTTTGCCACCCATGCCAATGCCTCCTGCTGGTTTTGCAGGTATGACAGATGAGGAATTGAGGGCAATGGAGGGTCATGAAAGGCAGAATCTGGAGGCCAGGCTTCAGTGTCTTCAGAACATCCATACTCTACTAGATGCTGCCATGTTACAGATAAACCAATATCTCACAGTGTTGGCAACAATTGG GCCGCCTCGTTCTCCTACTGTGCCCTCTACACAGTCTCCAGTAGTTATGACCGATGTAGTTTCATCCAGTCAGCCTGAACAAGTTCCTGCTCCTGATATATCCTCAGCCGTCCCCGAGGCCTCCCAGTCAG CAGTTCAAGAAGAATCTACCAGTGAAGAGATCACCGACATTTCTGAAGCTGGCACCTCAACAGAAGAACCAGACACTGCAGAGCTACGAAGACGCAGACTTCAGAAACTGGAAACGGGTACCTCTGAATCTCACTGA